The following proteins come from a genomic window of Solea solea chromosome 3, fSolSol10.1, whole genome shotgun sequence:
- the si:ch211-63p21.8 gene encoding kelch-like protein 33: MEFTRRYLPMEWEERWRKEKERRRRLTEEEGIEQDNRELRWIVAYNDSRMGLLSSRGKKEETEVQMSSMQGITPHTSEETFEEKEHVDDIHVYHSETSSKQIVKALKELWDSSLLTDLTLTTDDGSSFHVHSIILASISSFILEKLGEKNGEQSQGDKDIQIYGWSLSLGPEVDRVGIQAIVGFAYKGVIFSLNENNMAPIKAAAQLLGVPRLLDLCNKEERMKKNGTTEMEEKNISALEEMKITLKSVEQLWADRVGCDVILDVDGTLFHVHKVILAANSDYFRSMFTCGMKESLQVCVSLPFLLASELEALIDYSYGGNLLLNWNCVFEITCTAMQLQFQPALSLCLDFMRQEMEARSCLDIASFAEAYGIPALLEEANDFVLRNFWEVSSTEKFQDLPTEKLMDFLRCDGLCVPSELAVFRAVISWIESDPEKRLDQAGQLMTAVRFPLMTFREFREVRAINLRLECFGNKDVELYSSALKEFGFSFSQTLDQWRIRRPKDALVLVGGDQLNQDMGQHIPSRELWFANSLRSGTGLVKDIEWRSLGEMPGRPRFRHGVAAMDGRLYVFGGCHFYAKDDIMKSAYSYDPVPNSWKRLADMQELRSNFSVVAHGGRFYAIGGDKEINTNVDSVEMYNPDTDSWSFVKPLDQTLSGFAATAVDGRIFISGGFDCKYVCLVSMFLYHPERGTTYLADMAHDRAQHCMEALRGHLYVSGGVCNLRTYYTDQQACEVYDPVTDIWTAFASLPVPHVGAASAILEEKIYILGGYCQEDYSESGLVHRFDTSTQRWQTMGKLPSAVTDIRACLLRLPEHFRN, translated from the exons ATGGAGTTTACCAGGCGTTACTTGCCAATGGAATGGGAAGAGcgatggaggaaagaaaaggaaaggaggagaagaCTGACTGAAGAAGAAGGAATAGAGCAGGACAACCGGGAGCTGAGGTGGATTGTTGCTTACAATGACTCCAGGATGGGCCTTTTGAGTAGTAGGGGTAAGAAAGAAGAGACAGAGGTCCAAATGAGTAGCATGCAAGGAATCACGCCGCATACGAGTGAGGAAACATTTGAGGAGAAAGAACACGTTGATGATATCCATGTTTACCACAGCGAAACATCTTCTAAACAGATAGTTAAGGCCCTGAAGGAACTCTGGGATTCATCTCTTCTCACAGACCTGACTCTGACCACTGACGACGGGAGTAGCTTCCATGTGCATTCCATTATCCTCGCTTCTATCAGCTCCTTCATCCTGGAGAAACTTGGGGAGAAAAATGGAGAACAATCACAAGGGGATAAGGATATACAAATATATGGGTGGTCACTTTCCCTGGGACCTGAGGTGGATCGTGTCGGGATTCAGGCAATTGTGGGGTTTGCTTACAAAGGGGTTATATTTTCCTTAAACGAGAACAACATGGCTCCGATCAAGGCTGCAGCTCAACTACTGGGGGTCCCTAGACTGCTGGATCTCTGCAACAAAGAGGAAAGGATGAAGAAAAATGGAACTACCGagatggaagagaaaaatatttctGCTTTAGAAGAGATGAAGATAACTCTTAAGTCTGTTGAGCAACTGTGGGCAGACAGAGTgggatgtgatgtgattttggATGTGGATGGCACTTTATTTCATG ttCACAAAGTTATCCTGGCAGCAAACAGTGACTACTTCCGTAGCATGTTCACCTGTGGAATGAAGGAATCCCTTCAGGTCTGTGTTTCCCTTCCATTCCTGTTAGCATCTGAATTAGAGGCACTTATCGACTACTCATATGGTGGGAACCTCTTACTCAACTGGAACTGTGTCTTTGAGATTACCTGCACTGCCATGCAGCTTCAGTTCCAACCGGCCCTCTCACTTTGCCTCGACTTCATGCGTCAGGAAATGGAAGCAAGATCGTGCCTGGACATTGCGTCTTTTGCTGAAGCGTATGGGATACCGGCACTCCTTGAAGAAGCTAATGACTTTGTACTGAGGAACTTCTGGGAAGTGTCATCCACAGAGAAGTTTCAAGACCTACCAACAGAGAAGCTTATGGATTTCCTCCGCTGTGATGGTCTGTGTGTGCCCTCAGAGTTGGCTGTATTTCGAGCTGTAATCTCATGGATTGAATCTGATCCTGAGAAGAGATTGGACCAGGCTGGCCAATTGATGACTGCAGTCCGGTTTCCCCTCATGACATTTCGAGAGTTCAGAGAGGTTAGGGCTATTAACCTGCGACTGGAGTGCTTTGGAAACAAAGATGTTGAACTCTATAGTTCAGCACTGAAAGAATTTGGTTTTAGCTTTTCACAAACCCTGGATCAGTGGAGAATCAGGCGACCCAAGGATGCTCTGGTTCTGGTCGGGGGAGATCAGCTGAATCAAGATATGGGTCAGCATATACCAAGCAGGGAACTTTGGTTTGCAAACTCCCTACGCAGTGGTACAGGGTTGGTGAAGGATATCGAATGGAGGAGTCTTGGGGAAATGCCAGGCAGGCCTAGGTTCAGGCATGGAGTTGCAGCAATGGATGGAAGGTTATATGTGTTTGGAGGATGTCACTTCTATGCCAAGGATGACATAATGAAATCTGCATACAG TTATGACCCAGTGCCGAACAGCTGGAAGAGACTGGCTGACATGCAGGAGTTAAGAAGCAACTTCTCTGTCGTGGCACATGGTGGCCGTTTCTACGCTATTGGTGGAGATAAAGAAATCAACACCAACGTAGATAGTGTTGAGATGTACAACCCAGACACTGATTCCTGGAG CTTTGTCAAGCCCCTAGACCAGACTCTGAGTGGGTTTGCTGCCACTGCTGTAGATGGGAGAATCTTCATTTCCGGAGGTTTCGACTGTAAGTATGTGTGTCTTGTTTCCATGTTCCTGTACCACCCAGAGAGGGGAACCACTTACCTGGCGGACATGGCCCATGACCGGGCCCAGCATTGCATGGAGGCCCTGCGTGGCCACCTTTACGTCAGTGGTGGAGTATGCAACCTCAGGACATATTACACTGATCAACAAGCCTGTGAGGTTTATGATCCTGTGACTGATATCTGGACTGCTTTTGCTTCACTCCCTGTGCCCCATGTGGGCGCAGCCTCAGCCATCCTGGAAGAAAAGATCTACATATTGGGTGGATATTGCCAGGAGGATTACAGTGAGTCTGGATTGGTCCACAGGTTTGATACCAGCACACAGCGATGGCAGACCATGGGCAAACTTCCTTCAGCTGTTACTGACATTAGGGCATGTCTGCTCCGACTGCCTGAACACTTCAGGAACTAA
- the LOC131456824 gene encoding protein mono-ADP-ribosyltransferase PARP14-like: MDSAARRHQHVVVFQCRSLDGQEVRRVENYFQIRRKSGGGECGSVSEVGDKVYSIAFKEREAQQRVLQRPEHVLELADGPLVLTIQSSPGSPSSAPTSISTSVGAKLSLTSSQSSQSTPASIPPSSGEEYELQCDTYLQNYLKECDKAGKELETELASMACTAQFYPEEGRVLVRRLAQPDAADEGTKWKSEVNKLFDGYLCHFEVDPHKVKALLQPPSSHKDLDQVKVYNEVGMAVVVGKRVQVNARLTDIEGLVVKPQSFCKKETCTRRLGEAKLRLLWKKIEHDLGQKCPGIKVTQGDAGQVVLEGAVLDMVEADELIAKAGSLVSKRTVSDMSPQLLAFLRKTYGGPGMLSDILGVGDAVEIELRDTEICFLSLSADNLDDSAKKMKEKFTEIKIFLPHCTTVPPELRNKLQFKSHELNQGQYRAQVLFGPANTVCLVGHTKEVEDLNETVEECILDQTSINSKVIVPFPELVQLLPELLQLHKFDYSGVTFHPLTFSTKSMVCLEGPSRKVTEVRNRLGPFLDSLVQDNVTINLPGALRYFESPLGQESILKVARSQKCLIKLCEELQASRTFTSGATLSNGGNTVASYTLCDGLQVVVCLGDITKQHADALVNAANEDLDHCGGVAAALSKAGGPKIQKESNAIVKQTGKIRTGDVVVTTGGSLRCKTLLHAVGPVAKKSGGNERFLLEKAVHSTLNMAESMEISSIAIPCISSGVFGVPVTVCSEAIVTAVKVFGSQGGRSLRRITLIDNREEVVRAMQGACDRLFQGTGTTLGTPSNLGLQLDATAQDTARGATGGPPEVKVELVEGTIETQLVDGLVCPMSGHDHLSSRIGCDLSNIVGPQLNAKFHKEAGGASLPGDIVLLVGLAPLPSKAVFFLNLLPWDNNEHGTAVQALRQGIRKILASCEIRVFTSLALPVLGTGAVLQFPHTTATRVLLEELHDFEQNRVSGLPFLVRIVIHPTDKKSSKAFQSAQQTLHLKGFTNDANPDQATFYRHVSRSNIDSTAMLGGVKLQMLCGDIVNAGTDVLVNTTDFSNNHSGVSKAILTAAGPSIEAELKQLGTPADHMCTTGPGLLSCREIIHASFSCDPKVIQKNCKKILKQCESKGYQSVAFPAVNTGLGGMDSVRVCKAMLDGMAAAIRDLKPNSLSLIRIVILQQPIFQIFRSELESRFGQIAPQRTLGEKAKELLKSLRPSSALQDKTFMSSKPQPAVLNVICCGPGVVMTIKRDFEGILQKQLIQREVDVHDFSRLEEMELEAVLSKVRVLGISLERERRQSDEPAKGKRAGDTGRANARDQSGTGDEVCVLRGLKEDVLSVTELISKAIHNSLCEDIQDKNEAMTSLAVQWSIQDVHEVWQELSQHDNYVLEEAHRMKQLLVDITAPDATIASVNLRTLKATNLQTGIKYNVRRKETGATFEYPAYWEPMQDETFKKVELHPNTNEYKSVAQAFLATAKYRIQKIERVQNNFLWQAFSVCKQRLLSKNGLNELGEKILYHGTSEKSCKSIEKDRFDRSFVGTHGAMYGNGVYFAVNAQYSASRFSQADASGVKRLFVARVLTGRFTRGNANMKSPPPRGTDHTDCFDSLVDNQQHPTMFVIFRDDQAYPEYLVTFT; the protein is encoded by the exons ATGGACTCTGCGGCTCGTCGGCACCAGCACGTCGTTGTCTTCCAGTGCCGCAGTCTGGACGGACAAGAAGTCCGCAGGGTCGAAAACTATTTCCAAATTCGCCGCAAGTCCGGTGGAGGAGAGTGCGGCTCCGTGAGCGAAGTCGGCGACAAAGTTTACAGCATCGCGTTTAAAGAGCGAGAAG ctcaGCAAAGAGTCCTGCAGAGGCCAGAACATGTGTTGGAGTTGGCAGATGGTCCTCTGGTCCTCACCATCCAGAGCAGCCCAGGATCTCCCAGCTCAGCTCCCACCTCCATCTCCACATCAGTTGGTGCAAAACTGAGCTTGACCTCATCACAG AGCTCACAGTCTACTCCTGCCTCAATACCTCCATCAAGTGGTGAGGAGTATGAACTACAGTGTGATACTTACCTACAGAATTATCTTAAGGAATGTGACAAGGCTGGGAAAGAGCTAGAGACAGAACTTGCCTCAATGGCCTGCACTGCTCAGTTTTACCCAGAGGAGGGCAGGGTTTTGGTCAGGAGATTAGCTCAACCTGATGCTGCAGATGAAGGCACAAAGTGGAAATCTGAGGTGAACAAGCTCTTCGATGGCTACCTGTGCCACTTTGAGGTGGACCCCCACAAAGTCAAGGCTTTGCTTCAGCCTCCTAGCTCTCACAAAGACTTAGATCAGGTGAAGGTTTACAATGAAGTTGGTATGGCTGTCGTGGTTGGGAAACGTGTCCAGGTTAATGCCAGGCTGACAGACATTGAGGGCTTGGTTGTGAAACCTCAAAGTTTTTGTAAGAAGGAAACTTGCACTCGACGCCTTGGTGAGGCAAAACTGCGCCTCCTCTGGAAAAAAATTGAGCATGATTTGGGACAAAAATGCCCAGGCATTAAGGTCACACAGGGAGATGCAGGTCAGGTTGTTTTGGAAGGTGCTGTGTTGGACATGGTTGAGGCTGATGAATTGATCGCTAAAGCAGGGAGTCTGGTGTCAAAAAGGACAGTTTCTGACATGAGCCCACAACTTTTGGCCTTTCTAAGGAAAACCTATGGAGGCCCGGGGATGCTAAGTGACATCTTAGGGGTTGGTGATGCGGTTGAAATTGAGTTACGAGACACGGAGATCTGTTTCCTCTCCCTGTCTGCAGATAACCTGGATGACTcggcaaaaaaaatgaaagaaaagttcACGGAAATCAAGATTTTTCTGCCCCATTGCACCACTGTTCCACCAGAGCTTCGGAACAAGCTTCAGTTCAAGTCACATGAGTTGAACCAAGGACAATATAGGGCTCAGGTCCTGTTTGGCCCAGCCAACACAGTGTGCTTAGTGGGCCACACCAAAGAGGTTGAAGACCTAAATGAAACTGTTGAAGAATGCATTTTAGACCAAACAAGCATCAACAGCAAAGTAATTGTCCCTTTTCCAGAGTTAGTACAACTCTTACCAgaactgctgcagctgcataaGTTTGATTATTCAGGGGTTACTTTCCATCCTCTAACGTTTTCCACTAAGTCCATGGTGTGTCTGGAAGGTCCATCCAGAAAGGTGACTGAGGTTAGGAACAGACTGGGTCCATTTCTAGATTCCCTCGTTCAGGACAACGTCACCATCAACCTGCCAGGTGCATTGAGGTATTTTGAAAGTCCCTTAGGACAAGAGTCCATTTTAAAAGTTGCCCGTTCCCAGAAGTGTCTCATAAAGCTTTGTGAAGAACTTCAAGCTAGTCGGACTTTCACATCTGGTGCAACACTGAGTAATGGAGGGAACACAGTTGCCAGCTACACACTTTGTGACGGACTCCAGGTAGTGGTGTGTCTGGGTGACATTACCAAACAGCATGCTGATGCCCTGGTTAACGCTGCTAATGAAGATCTGGACCACTGTGGaggtgttgctgctgctctgagtAAAGCAGGTGGACCCAAAATACAGAAGGAGAGTAATGCGATTGTCAAGCAAACTGGGAAAATTCGTACAGGTGATGTGGTCGTGACCACAGGCGGGAGCTTGCGCTGTAAGACACTGCTGCATGCTGTTGGGCCTGTAGCTAAGAAATCAGGTGGCAATGAAAGGTTCTTGTTGGAAAAAGCTGTGCACTCTACTCTGAATATGGCTGAATCGATGGAGATCAGCTCTATAGCAATACCATGTATCAGCTCTGGTGTGTTTGGTGTCCCTGTCACTGTGTGCTCTGAGGCTATAGTGACTGCTGTGAAAGTGTTTGGTAGTCAAGGAGGTCGGAGTCTGAGAAGAATAACCTTGATTGATAACAGAGAAGAGGTGGTGAGAGCCATGCAGGGAGCATGTGACCGGCTTTTCCAAGGAACAGGCACAACATTAGGTACACCTAGTAATTTGGGGCTCCAGTTGGACGCTACCGCCCAAGACACAGCAAGAGGAGCCACTGGTGGACCCCCTGAAGTTAAAGTTGAGCTTGTTGAGGGCACAATTGAGACCCAGCTG GTTGATGGCTTGGTATGTCCCATGTCTGGCCATGATCATCTCTCCAGCCGCATTGGATGTGATTTGTCCAACATTGTAGGGCCTCAGCTAAATGCCAAGTTTCATAAAGAAGCAGGTGGAGCTTCACTGCCTGGGGACATAGTTCTGCTCGTTGGCTTGGCTCCTCTCCCATCAAAAGCAGTGTTCTTCCTCAATCTTCTCCCCTGGGATAACAACGAACATGGAACTGCAGTACAG GCCCTGAGACAAGGAATAAGAAAAATTCTTGCATCCTGTGAGATTAGAGTCTTTACCTCACTTGCTCTCCCTGTCCTCGGGACCGGTGCTGTCCTGCAGTTTCCTCACACCACAGCAACCAGGGTTCTACTCGAGGAGCTCCATGACTTTGAACAGAACCGAGTCAGCGGGCTACCTTTCCTGGTTCGCATTGTTATTCACCCCACAGACAAAAAATCCAGCAAG GCGTTCCAGTCTGCTCAGCAAACATTGCATCTCAAAGGATTCACAAATGATGCCAACCCTGATCAAG CTACCTTTTACCGCCATGTCTCAAGGTCTAATATTGACAGTACAGCCATGCTGGGTGGAGTGAAACTTCAAATGCTCTGTGGAGACATTGTAAATGCGGGCACTGATGTCCTTGTCAATACAACGGATTTCTCCAACAATCACTCTG GTGTTTCCAAAGCTATTCTGACTGCAGCAGGACCTTCTATTGAAGCAGAGTTAAAACAAC tggGCACTCCAGCAGACCACATGTGCACCACAGGACCTGGGTTGCTCAGTTGCCGAGAAATCATCCATGCTAGTTTCAGCTGTGATCCAAAGGTGATTCAGAAGAATTGCAAGAAGATACTGAAGCAGTGTGAGAGCAAAGGCTACCAGTCAGTGGCCTTCCCAGCCGTCAATACCG GTTTGGGCGGTATGGACTCCGTTAGAGTGTGTAAAGCCATGCTAGACGGCATGGCAGCGGCAATTAGGGACTTGAAGCCGAACTCCCTCTCACTCATCCGCATCGTAATCCTGCAACAACCTATCTTCCAGATTTTCAG ATCAGAGCTGGAGAGTCGCTTTGGTCAAATCGCCCCTCAACGCACCCTTGGAG aaaaagctAAAGAGTTGTTGAAGAGTTTAAGACCCTCTTCAGCACTACAAGACAAAACCTTCATGTCCTCAAAGCCTCAGCCGGCTGTGTTGAATGTGATTTGCTGTGGTCCAGGCGTCGTCATGACCATCAAGAGAGATTTCGAGGGGATCCTGCAGAAGCAGCTGATTCAGCGAGAGGTGGATGTGCATGACTTTTCCAGGCTTGAAGAGATGGAGCTGGAGGCAGTGCTATCGAAAGTCAGAGTCCTGGGAATAAGCCTGGAACGCGAGAGGCGCCAAAGTGATGAACCTGCCAAAGGCAAGCGAGCAGGAGACACAGGTAGAGCCAATGCCAGGGATCAGTCAGGTACAGGAGACGAGGTCTGCGTGCTGAGAGGCCTGAAAGAAGATGTCTTGAGCGTCACTGAACTAATCAGCAAAGCCATCCACAATTCACTGTGTGAAGACATCCAAGACAAAAACGAAGCAATGACGTCCCTGGCTGTCCAGTGGTCCATTCAGGATGTTCATGAAGTCTGGCAGGAGCTGAGCCAGCATGACAACTACGTGCTGGAGGAAGCTCATAGGATGAAACAGTTGTTAGTTGACATCACAGCACCAGATGCAACAATAGCAAGTGTAAACCTCAGGACACTGAAGGCCACAAATTTGCAAACTGGGATCAAATACAATGTGAGACGGAAGGAGACGGGAGCAA CATTTGAGTATCCAGCATACTGGGAACCTATGCAAGACGAAACCTTTAAAAAGGTTGAACTACACCCAAACACAAATGAGTACAAGTCTGTAGCCCAGGCTTTCCTCGCAACCGCTAAATACAGGATTCAAAAG ATTGAGCGAGTGCAGAACAACTTCCTATGGCAAGCCTTTAGTGTCTGTAAGCAGCGCCTACTTTCCAAAAATGGTCTAAATGAGCTTGGAGAGAAGATCCTCTACCACGGCACCTCAGAAAAGTCATGCAAATCTATAGAAAAGGACAGATTTGACCGGAGCTTTGTAGGAACACATG GTGCCATGTATGGAAATGGAGTTTACTTTGCTGTAAATGCACAGTATTCGGCCAGTAGATTTTCCCAAGCAGACGCCTCAGGCGTGAAGCGGTTGTTTGTGGCTCGTGTCCTGACTGGCCGGTTCACACGCGGTAATGCCAACATGAAGTCCCCCCCTCCTCGAGGCACAGACCACACGGACTGCTTCGACAGTTTAGTGGACAACCAGCAGCATCCCACCATGTTTGTGATCTTCCGCGATGATCAGGCTTACCCAGAATACCTGGTCACTTTCACCTGA